The following coding sequences are from one Arcobacter nitrofigilis DSM 7299 window:
- a CDS encoding LemA family protein → MKAFLIVIGVIILAFVGILFANINNVPTLDENVKASFSQLQNQYKRRADLIPNLVSTVKGYADHEKSTLTAVTQARANVGKISLTPEMLSNPKLVQQFQQAQGALSSALSRLMVVVEKYPNLKADKNFLALQSQLEGTENKISVARRDYILSVQKYNMELRTFPGKIIAAILYPEAKVKENFTATPKEQETPKVQF, encoded by the coding sequence ATGAAAGCGTTTTTAATAGTTATAGGTGTTATTATTTTGGCATTTGTTGGAATTTTATTTGCAAATATTAATAATGTACCAACCTTAGATGAAAATGTAAAAGCATCTTTTTCTCAACTTCAAAATCAATATAAAAGAAGAGCAGATTTAATTCCTAACTTAGTATCAACAGTAAAAGGTTATGCAGATCATGAAAAATCTACACTAACTGCAGTTACTCAAGCAAGAGCAAATGTAGGAAAAATATCTTTGACGCCAGAGATGTTATCAAATCCTAAATTAGTTCAACAATTCCAACAAGCACAAGGGGCTTTAAGTTCTGCACTTTCTAGACTTATGGTTGTTGTTGAAAAATATCCAAATTTAAAAGCTGACAAAAACTTTTTGGCACTACAATCTCAACTTGAAGGAACTGAAAATAAAATATCAGTTGCAAGAAGAGACTATATATTAAGTGTACAAAAATATAACATGGAATTAAGAACATTCCCTGGAAAGATTATTGCTGCAATTCTTTATCCTGAAGCTAAAGTAAAAGAGAATTTTACAGCAACTCCAAAAGAGCAAGAAACACCTAAAGTACAGTTCTAA
- a CDS encoding methyl-accepting chemotaxis protein: protein MKNTTIKKKVLVLIFLNVLLSFAILGFYNSYNNYTSEYNLTKNKELTIAKYATTSINDYLQSKIDIVEAVAKEITPLTLDIKNEEIIKRLKLGKIAGNFENLYLGIGENGNFLKYDGTFRTPQTHDYDSRARPWYKVEGATVSEPYVDYTTKKLVISVSAPIKRDGKIIGVIGSDIFIDTIVDTILNINLNNIGFAYLLDNSGKIIVHKDKKQIDKQSKVYEQIKSDKSLHFAEANDNGNTQMVVYNTIPLTNWKLLIQLDKNAIVKEIQKHLVPEIILYIILLVVILFLLYFALVKILSPLKTVEKGLDFFFQYLKGEEKHINKLDIKTNDEFGNMAKVINQEMESIAKNIEEDRDLIDNVKYVVSHVNEGRLDVKVEKRTSTKSLNELKDILNHMIETIKQNVNNDINPILAQLEEYAKLNFVNNIPNANGNIAKGLNNLSDIINEMLQENKSNGLTLDDSSKILLNNVDILNTSSNQTAASLEETAAALEEITSTVIANTERIATMANHSRELSSSIEEGQSLANTTVDSMNSINEQTQAIADAIIVIDQIAFQTNILSLNAAVEAATAGEAGKGFAVVAAEVRNLASRSAEAAKEIKTLVENATDKTNNGKKIADDMIHGYIKLKENLSQTTSLISHIADSSKEQRTGIEQINDVVNKLDVQTQKNASVATQTHDIALKASEIASKILEAVNQKEFRNK, encoded by the coding sequence ATGAAAAACACAACTATTAAGAAAAAAGTACTTGTACTTATATTTTTAAATGTTTTACTTTCATTTGCTATTTTAGGCTTTTATAATTCATATAACAATTATACTTCTGAATATAATCTTACTAAAAATAAAGAATTAACTATTGCAAAATATGCAACAACATCTATTAATGATTATCTTCAATCAAAAATTGATATTGTAGAAGCGGTTGCTAAAGAAATAACTCCACTTACATTAGATATAAAAAATGAGGAAATAATAAAAAGGCTAAAACTTGGAAAGATTGCTGGTAATTTTGAAAATCTATATTTAGGTATAGGTGAAAATGGTAATTTTCTTAAATATGATGGTACATTTAGAACTCCACAAACCCATGATTATGATTCAAGAGCAAGACCTTGGTATAAAGTAGAAGGTGCAACAGTTAGTGAACCATATGTTGACTATACTACAAAAAAACTCGTAATTTCAGTATCTGCACCTATTAAAAGAGATGGAAAAATCATAGGAGTAATTGGTTCTGATATTTTTATTGACACAATAGTTGATACAATTTTAAATATCAATTTAAATAATATTGGATTTGCATATTTACTTGATAATAGTGGGAAAATTATTGTTCACAAAGATAAAAAACAAATAGATAAACAAAGTAAAGTATATGAACAAATAAAATCAGACAAAAGCTTACATTTTGCAGAAGCAAATGATAATGGAAATACTCAAATGGTTGTTTATAATACTATTCCATTAACAAATTGGAAACTATTAATTCAACTTGACAAAAATGCAATTGTAAAAGAAATTCAAAAACATCTTGTACCTGAAATAATATTATATATAATATTACTTGTTGTAATCTTATTTCTTCTTTATTTTGCACTAGTAAAAATTTTATCACCACTTAAAACTGTAGAAAAAGGTTTAGACTTTTTCTTCCAATATCTAAAAGGTGAAGAAAAACATATAAATAAACTTGATATAAAAACAAATGATGAATTTGGAAATATGGCAAAAGTAATAAATCAAGAAATGGAATCAATTGCAAAAAACATTGAAGAAGATAGAGATTTAATTGACAATGTTAAGTATGTCGTTTCTCATGTAAATGAAGGGAGACTAGATGTAAAAGTAGAAAAGAGAACTTCTACAAAATCTCTTAATGAATTAAAAGATATCTTAAATCACATGATTGAAACTATTAAACAAAATGTTAATAATGACATAAATCCAATCTTAGCTCAACTTGAAGAATATGCAAAATTAAACTTTGTAAATAATATCCCAAATGCTAATGGTAATATTGCAAAGGGGTTAAATAACTTGTCAGATATAATTAATGAAATGCTTCAAGAAAATAAATCAAATGGTTTAACTTTAGATGATAGTTCAAAAATCTTATTAAATAATGTTGATATATTAAATACTTCATCAAATCAAACTGCTGCCTCATTAGAAGAAACTGCTGCTGCACTTGAAGAGATAACAAGTACTGTAATAGCAAATACAGAAAGAATCGCAACAATGGCTAATCATTCAAGAGAGTTATCCTCTTCAATTGAAGAGGGACAAAGTTTAGCTAACACTACAGTTGATTCAATGAACTCTATCAATGAACAAACACAAGCTATTGCAGATGCAATTATTGTTATTGACCAAATCGCATTCCAAACAAATATTCTAAGTCTAAATGCAGCTGTTGAAGCTGCTACTGCTGGTGAAGCTGGAAAAGGTTTTGCTGTCGTTGCTGCAGAAGTGCGAAATTTAGCTTCAAGAAGTGCAGAAGCTGCAAAAGAGATAAAAACATTAGTTGAAAATGCAACAGACAAAACAAATAATGGTAAAAAAATAGCTGATGATATGATTCATGGTTATATCAAACTAAAAGAAAATCTTTCTCAAACTACAAGTCTTATATCACATATCGCTGACTCTTCAAAAGAGCAAAGAACTGGTATTGAACAAATAAACGATGTAGTAAATAAACTTGATGTTCAAACTCAAAAAAATGCCTCTGTGGCAACACAAACACATGATATCGCTTTAAAAGCATCTGAAATAGCAAGTAAGATTTTAGAAGCAGTAAATCAAAAAGAATTTAGAAACAAATAA
- a CDS encoding MarR family winged helix-turn-helix transcriptional regulator — protein sequence MNFDMNNSLGFILNRTALAMKTGFNKQIKEFDISPEQWSLIFRIVENNGLTQKELASSTYKDQANITRSLDRLEKKGFLTRLSNSKDRRIINIFSTQKAKELVEIIVPISKQYNQLLSTGLSQEEYESLIGLLNKVYTNIEEEGD from the coding sequence ATGAATTTTGATATGAATAATTCCTTGGGTTTTATTTTAAATAGAACTGCTTTAGCTATGAAAACAGGTTTTAATAAACAAATAAAAGAGTTTGATATCTCTCCTGAACAATGGTCCTTGATTTTTAGGATTGTTGAAAATAATGGATTGACCCAAAAAGAGTTGGCAAGTAGTACATATAAAGATCAAGCTAATATTACAAGAAGTCTTGACCGGCTTGAAAAAAAAGGTTTTCTAACTCGATTATCAAATAGTAAAGATAGAAGGATTATAAATATTTTTTCAACACAAAAAGCAAAGGAGTTGGTTGAAATAATAGTTCCCATATCTAAACAATATAATCAACTACTTTCAACAGGTTTGAGCCAAGAAGAGTATGAAAGTTTAATTGGTTTATTAAACAAAGTTTATACAAATATTGAAGAAGAAGGAGACTAG
- a CDS encoding SDR family NAD(P)-dependent oxidoreductase — protein MNLENKTVFITGANGGLGSAFVKEFLNQNVKKIYCSARDINKLDSLQKLSNKIELVELDITNKEQFKSLVSTIGKIDILVNNAGVNSDKRLFDDETIDFDVNLFGTLNSCRILSENINKGGIIINITSILALINLPIMALYCASKSALHSMTQALRTELKTKDISVYEVLPGPIDTDMSKDLQMPKTSPSDIVKATINGLNSDEYEIYPDSFAKVIKQRLEEDKTNLENEFAQSINY, from the coding sequence ATGAATTTAGAGAATAAAACTGTATTTATTACAGGTGCAAATGGTGGTTTAGGTAGTGCATTTGTAAAAGAATTTTTAAATCAGAATGTAAAAAAAATATATTGTAGTGCAAGAGATATAAATAAATTGGATTCTTTACAAAAATTATCTAACAAAATAGAGTTAGTTGAATTAGATATTACTAATAAAGAACAATTTAAAAGTTTAGTATCAACTATTGGAAAAATAGATATTTTAGTAAACAATGCAGGTGTAAATAGTGACAAAAGATTATTTGATGATGAAACTATAGATTTTGATGTAAATCTATTTGGTACTTTAAATAGTTGTAGAATTTTATCAGAAAATATAAATAAAGGTGGGATTATTATTAATATAACATCTATTTTAGCATTAATAAATCTTCCTATTATGGCTTTATATTGTGCCTCAAAAAGTGCTTTGCATTCTATGACACAAGCTTTAAGAACAGAGCTAAAAACAAAAGATATATCAGTATATGAAGTATTACCAGGTCCTATTGATACAGACATGTCAAAAGATTTACAAATGCCAAAAACTTCACCTAGTGATATTGTAAAGGCGACTATAAATGGTCTAAATAGTGACGAATATGAAATATATCCTGATTCGTTTGCTAAAGTTATAAAACAAAGATTAGAAGAAGATAAAACAAATTTAGAAAATGAATTTGCTCAATCTATAAATTATTAG
- a CDS encoding F0F1 ATP synthase subunit C has translation MKKIVLLMLAIAGVAFAADGEVANETLKAYSVVAAGIGLGLAALGGAIGMGNTAAATIAGTARNPGLGGKLMTTMFIALAMIEAQVIYALVIAMIALYANPFLG, from the coding sequence ATGAAAAAAATCGTTCTTTTAATGCTAGCTATCGCTGGTGTAGCTTTCGCTGCTGACGGTGAAGTTGCAAATGAAACTTTAAAAGCTTACTCTGTAGTAGCTGCTGGTATTGGTTTAGGTCTTGCTGCACTTGGTGGTGCTATTGGTATGGGTAACACTGCTGCTGCAACTATCGCTGGTACTGCTAGAAACCCAGGTTTAGGTGGAAAATTAATGACAACTATGTTCATTGCTTTAGCGATGATCGAAGCACAAGTTATTTATGCACTTGTTATTGCAATGATTGCATTATATGCAAATCCATTCCTAGGTTAA
- a CDS encoding bifunctional diguanylate cyclase/phosphodiesterase has translation MDLKDIDYYDIIFKNTIDPILFLKDGKFIDCNKATLDILKIKSKKELSNISPSQLSPLYQPDGRLSKEKEKEIIQKCSKNGFIRFEWLHIDLNKKEFWVEVTLRKSTLKNEEIFIGSWRDISQIKEKEKNILKKNEELKKRYTQIDKYNNVLKDIIDSDLTEALLHLEGYKKALDESSIVSKTNTKGIITYVNNKFCEISGYEEKELLGKNHNIIRNPANSKEFFKKMWGTLENKNIFRGVISNKKKDGSIYYVNSTIIPVLDSNNEIKEYIGIRNDVTSLFEKDEIITKQFTDNVTGLPNRQKLVEDSKNLLFPKLAMININYFRDINDTYGIDVGDFVLKEFSNKLSTLSDLNINIYRISGDLFGILAFGNYTTESLKILCLDFLDEVKINPIKYDGHALNLSFSIGISSGREWLLVEAEMALQQAKAENKVLVMNLENKNNDALKKKVELTNKIKYALKNDNLLIYGQKIINNITGETKYEVLMRLKVDDKILSPYFFLEHAKKARLYHEMTRKMIKLACEYFKDKENSFSINLTIQDITNEETVEYLTNVLLETKTNKRIILEIVESEQINQFEKVTSFIKKMKHLGARIAIDDFGTGYSNFEYIIKLNVDILKIDGSLIRNIHKDKNIFIAVSTIVNFAKQLGLEIVAEFVDSQEVLETIKSLNIDCAQGYFLHEPEHLI, from the coding sequence TTGGATTTAAAAGATATAGACTATTATGACATTATATTTAAAAATACTATAGACCCAATTTTATTTTTAAAAGATGGTAAATTTATTGATTGCAACAAAGCTACACTTGATATACTTAAAATAAAAAGTAAAAAAGAACTTTCTAATATATCTCCCTCACAACTTTCTCCACTTTATCAACCAGATGGAAGATTATCAAAAGAAAAAGAAAAAGAAATAATCCAAAAATGTTCTAAAAATGGATTCATAAGATTTGAATGGTTACATATTGATTTAAATAAAAAAGAGTTTTGGGTTGAAGTAACATTAAGAAAATCCACTTTAAAAAATGAAGAAATTTTTATTGGAAGTTGGAGAGATATTTCTCAAATTAAAGAAAAAGAAAAAAATATATTAAAAAAAAATGAAGAACTAAAAAAAAGATATACTCAAATCGATAAATATAACAATGTACTAAAAGATATTATAGATTCTGACTTAACTGAAGCACTTTTACATTTAGAAGGATATAAAAAGGCTTTGGATGAAAGTTCAATTGTCTCAAAAACAAATACAAAAGGAATAATTACCTATGTAAATAATAAATTTTGCGAAATTTCAGGTTATGAAGAAAAAGAATTATTAGGAAAAAACCATAACATAATTAGAAATCCTGCAAATTCAAAAGAATTTTTTAAAAAAATGTGGGGAACATTAGAAAACAAAAATATATTTAGAGGAGTTATCTCAAATAAGAAAAAAGATGGAAGTATTTATTATGTCAACTCGACTATTATTCCTGTCTTGGATTCAAATAATGAAATAAAAGAGTACATTGGAATTAGAAATGATGTTACTTCTTTATTTGAAAAAGATGAAATAATCACGAAACAATTCACTGATAATGTAACTGGTTTGCCAAATAGACAAAAACTTGTTGAAGATTCAAAAAACTTATTATTTCCCAAATTAGCTATGATAAATATTAACTATTTTAGAGATATTAACGATACATATGGGATAGATGTAGGAGACTTTGTATTAAAAGAGTTTTCAAATAAGTTATCAACTTTGAGTGATTTGAATATTAATATTTACAGAATTAGTGGAGATCTCTTTGGGATATTGGCCTTTGGAAACTATACAACAGAGTCTTTAAAAATATTATGCTTAGACTTTTTAGATGAAGTGAAAATTAATCCTATCAAATATGATGGTCATGCCCTAAATTTGTCTTTTTCAATTGGAATTTCAAGTGGTAGAGAGTGGCTATTAGTTGAAGCAGAAATGGCGTTACAACAAGCAAAAGCAGAAAATAAAGTGCTTGTTATGAATTTAGAAAATAAAAATAATGATGCTTTAAAAAAGAAAGTAGAATTAACTAATAAAATAAAATATGCCCTAAAAAATGATAATCTTTTAATTTATGGACAAAAAATTATAAATAATATTACGGGTGAAACAAAGTATGAAGTGCTTATGCGACTTAAAGTAGACGATAAAATATTATCTCCTTATTTTTTCTTAGAACATGCAAAAAAAGCAAGACTATATCATGAAATGACAAGAAAAATGATAAAACTAGCTTGTGAGTATTTCAAAGATAAAGAAAATTCTTTTTCTATTAATTTAACAATACAAGATATTACAAATGAAGAGACAGTAGAGTACCTCACTAATGTATTACTTGAAACAAAAACAAATAAAAGAATTATATTGGAAATAGTTGAATCGGAACAAATAAATCAATTTGAAAAAGTTACATCATTTATTAAAAAAATGAAGCATCTAGGTGCCAGAATTGCAATTGATGATTTTGGAACTGGTTATTCAAACTTTGAATATATTATTAAACTTAATGTAGATATTTTAAAAATAGATGGCTCTTTGATTAGAAATATTCATAAAGATAAAAATATTTTTATTGCTGTTTCTACTATTGTAAATTTTGCTAAACAATTAGGATTAGAAATTGTTGCAGAATTTGTTGATTCACAAGAAGTATTAGAAACAATAAAATCACTAAATATTGATTGTGCACAAGGCTATTTTTTACATGAACCAGAGCATTTAATTTAG
- a CDS encoding outer membrane protein — translation MKKLFFGLTFLIIIVLAGTYALLFTTTGNGIVSSVVESKVNEQKGLNFKINKFVLTTKNIEFDASLDKNSNIKINGDLSLFSKTADIKYDINILDLSKLEKFTKQKLNGSFKTSGTLKGNSALATLEGVSDVFKSSTDYKVQLVNFEPSNIIFNVKNAKIDEILHLINKPRYAMGNISINGDIKNAKLDKLDGNINTKITNGLVTNSLVNKDFNTKLVNKLTFRGDIKTDLQPNKALSKVDFYSTMANLFVKKADVDLKNMIIKSDYYLNVDDLSKLFDVTQTKLRGKIDVAGDIKKDKDLLVNGYSELLDGKLRFKLLNDDFSANIDDVEILKVLHMLYYPEIFTSKSKMKLDYNLAKQVGELKGDLKNGQFKRNEYSTIINSFAKFDLTKEIYEDVSLDSNINKNIIKSTINMKSKLTTIEVNPSTIDTKAKVIDALVKTDIKGIKFDTKISGDIANPKVKVDTKKLLESGVKEKVKEKIQDTVEKKLGDKAGNLLKSFFK, via the coding sequence ATGAAAAAACTTTTTTTTGGATTAACATTTTTAATTATTATTGTTCTTGCAGGAACTTATGCTTTACTATTTACAACAACTGGTAATGGCATAGTCTCTTCAGTAGTAGAAAGTAAAGTAAACGAACAAAAAGGTTTAAATTTTAAAATAAATAAGTTTGTATTAACTACAAAAAATATTGAGTTCGATGCCTCATTAGATAAAAATTCAAATATAAAAATTAATGGTGATTTATCACTATTCTCAAAAACTGCTGATATAAAATATGATATAAATATTTTGGATTTATCAAAGTTAGAAAAATTTACAAAACAAAAATTAAATGGAAGTTTCAAGACAAGTGGTACACTTAAAGGAAATAGTGCTCTAGCTACACTTGAAGGTGTTAGTGATGTATTTAAAAGTAGTACAGATTATAAAGTACAATTGGTGAACTTTGAACCTTCTAATATCATATTCAATGTAAAAAATGCAAAAATTGATGAAATATTGCATTTAATAAATAAGCCTAGATATGCAATGGGAAATATATCAATTAATGGTGATATAAAAAATGCAAAACTAGATAAATTAGATGGAAATATAAATACAAAAATTACAAATGGTCTTGTAACAAATAGTTTAGTTAATAAAGATTTTAATACAAAATTAGTAAATAAACTAACTTTTAGAGGGGATATAAAAACAGACTTACAACCAAATAAAGCTTTATCAAAAGTAGATTTTTATTCAACTATGGCAAATCTTTTTGTAAAAAAAGCAGATGTTGATTTGAAAAATATGATTATAAAAAGTGATTACTATTTAAATGTTGATGACCTTTCAAAACTTTTTGATGTTACACAGACTAAGTTAAGAGGGAAAATTGATGTTGCAGGAGATATCAAAAAAGATAAAGATTTACTTGTAAATGGTTATTCTGAACTATTAGATGGTAAATTAAGATTTAAACTTCTAAATGATGATTTTTCTGCAAATATTGATGATGTTGAAATTTTAAAAGTATTACATATGCTTTATTATCCAGAAATTTTTACCTCAAAATCAAAAATGAAATTAGATTATAACCTTGCAAAACAAGTTGGTGAGTTAAAAGGTGATTTAAAAAATGGACAGTTTAAGAGAAATGAGTATTCAACTATAATAAATAGTTTTGCAAAATTTGACCTTACTAAAGAAATTTATGAAGATGTTTCCTTAGATAGCAATATAAACAAAAATATAATTAAGTCTACAATAAATATGAAAAGTAAATTAACTACAATTGAGGTTAATCCTTCAACTATTGATACAAAAGCAAAAGTAATTGATGCTTTAGTAAAAACAGATATTAAAGGTATAAAATTTGATACAAAAATATCTGGTGATATAGCAAATCCAAAAGTCAAAGTTGATACTAAAAAACTTTTAGAAAGTGGAGTTAAAGAAAAAGTAAAAGAGAAAATTCAAGATACAGTTGAAAAAAAGTTAGGTGATAAAGCAGGAAATTTATTAAAAAGCTTTTTTAAATAG
- a CDS encoding response regulator transcription factor — MLLNNKIMLIEDDENCSFLIKVFLEECSFDVDVVNTVTSAISNTKFFDYSLILLDINLPDYNGFEVLKYLNTHKNIPIIVLSAYSDKKIKLMAFKLGARDYMVKPIDPDELEARIWVQLRQISNIVEIKNKKIFQIQNDTILFNYKVLKLTKIEFDILKYLIINKNIIIKRDDLIKFLSSQIQSHRSLDYHIKNIRIKIGDSGSNSKYLITEYGVGYKLLF; from the coding sequence ATGTTATTAAATAATAAAATTATGTTAATAGAAGATGATGAGAATTGTTCCTTTTTAATAAAGGTTTTTTTAGAAGAGTGCTCTTTTGATGTTGATGTTGTAAATACAGTCACTAGCGCTATTTCTAATACTAAGTTTTTTGATTATTCCTTAATACTTTTAGATATTAATTTACCAGATTATAATGGCTTTGAAGTTTTAAAATATCTTAATACCCATAAAAATATACCAATAATTGTTTTGAGTGCTTATTCTGACAAAAAAATAAAACTTATGGCATTTAAATTAGGTGCTAGAGATTATATGGTAAAACCCATTGACCCAGATGAATTAGAAGCTAGAATTTGGGTTCAATTAAGACAAATATCAAATATTGTAGAAATAAAAAATAAAAAAATATTTCAAATACAAAATGACACTATTCTTTTCAATTATAAGGTTTTAAAACTAACTAAAATAGAATTTGATATTTTAAAATATTTAATTATCAACAAAAATATAATTATAAAAAGAGATGACTTAATAAAATTTTTGTCATCTCAGATTCAAAGCCATAGAAGTCTTGATTATCATATAAAAAATATACGAATAAAAATAGGCGACAGTGGCTCGAACTCAAAATATCTTATTACTGAATATGGAGTTGGGTATAAATTGCTTTTTTAA
- a CDS encoding methyl-accepting chemotaxis protein, whose product MLSKINTKKKLLLFPGIFIIIVIFAGMAYLYYNNISNERNESAIKTEHFVQEVLKGRISVYQFLNSPSEEKAKKVRDDFSFLNKEVLNLKEKLSLKENIILSNEIIEYSKKYIELFDKFAIKKIKDTNNGIKENSLEIKNDISEMVKIGLILEQKISKINKSAVILKKESIKLLNEVLILLAIASIIIFVISSILISNIIVKSLHNFKEGLLSFFTYLNRESSSVSRLKDESNDEFGEMAKVVNENISKTKKGIEEDRKLIDEAIVVLNEFEKGDLSQRLNINVDNPILMQLKNVLNQMASNLETNINNILRVLEKYSSYNYLEKVSITNLKEDLLKLANGVNGLASSITEMLVENKSNGLTLDNSSDILLINVDKLNLSSNEAAASLEETAAALEEITSNLRNNTENIAKMASYSNNLTQSANSGEKLANQTTVAMDEINEQVKAINESISVIDQIAFQTNILSLNAAVEAATAGEAGKGFAVVAQEVRNLASRSAEAAKEIKTIVENATLKANEGKNIAGNMILGYKELNENIVQTINLIEDIEMSSKEQLMGIEQINTAVTQLDQQTQQNAAIASETHDIAIVTDRIAKLIVEEANKKEFDGKNDVKAKKSN is encoded by the coding sequence ATGTTAAGTAAAATCAATACTAAGAAAAAACTATTATTATTTCCTGGAATATTTATAATTATAGTTATATTTGCTGGAATGGCTTATTTATATTATAATAATATTTCAAATGAAAGAAACGAGTCTGCTATAAAAACAGAACATTTTGTTCAAGAAGTACTTAAAGGAAGAATTTCTGTTTATCAATTTTTAAACTCTCCAAGTGAAGAAAAAGCTAAGAAAGTAAGAGATGATTTTTCTTTTTTAAATAAAGAAGTTTTAAACTTAAAAGAAAAACTAAGTTTAAAAGAAAATATAATTTTATCAAATGAGATTATAGAATATTCAAAAAAATATATTGAGTTATTTGACAAATTTGCAATCAAAAAGATAAAAGATACTAACAATGGCATAAAAGAGAATTCATTAGAAATAAAAAATGACATTTCTGAAATGGTTAAAATTGGTCTGATTTTAGAGCAGAAAATAAGTAAGATAAATAAAAGTGCTGTGATTTTGAAAAAAGAATCAATCAAGCTTTTGAATGAAGTATTGATTCTCTTAGCGATTGCATCAATTATTATATTTGTAATAAGTTCAATTTTAATTTCAAATATTATAGTAAAATCTTTGCATAATTTTAAAGAAGGATTATTGTCTTTTTTTACATACTTGAATAGAGAATCATCTAGTGTTTCAAGATTAAAAGATGAATCAAATGATGAATTTGGTGAAATGGCAAAAGTTGTTAATGAAAATATAAGTAAGACAAAAAAAGGTATAGAAGAAGATAGAAAATTAATTGATGAAGCAATTGTAGTTTTAAATGAATTTGAAAAAGGTGATTTAAGTCAGAGATTAAATATTAATGTTGATAATCCTATTCTTATGCAGTTAAAAAATGTACTAAATCAAATGGCATCTAATTTAGAAACAAATATAAATAATATTTTAAGAGTTTTAGAAAAATATTCAAGTTATAATTACTTAGAAAAAGTATCAATAACAAACTTGAAAGAAGATTTGTTAAAACTTGCAAATGGTGTTAATGGATTAGCTAGTTCTATTACAGAAATGCTAGTTGAAAATAAGTCAAATGGATTAACACTTGATAATAGTTCAGATATTTTATTGATAAACGTTGATAAATTAAATTTAAGTTCAAATGAAGCAGCTGCAAGTTTAGAAGAGACAGCAGCTGCATTAGAAGAAATTACAAGCAATTTAAGAAATAATACAGAAAATATTGCAAAAATGGCATCGTATTCAAATAATTTAACACAGTCTGCAAATAGTGGAGAAAAATTAGCTAATCAAACAACAGTTGCAATGGATGAGATAAACGAACAAGTTAAAGCAATAAATGAATCTATTAGTGTAATAGATCAAATTGCATTTCAAACAAATATTCTAAGTCTAAATGCAGCAGTAGAAGCAGCAACTGCAGGAGAAGCTGGAAAAGGCTTTGCCGTAGTTGCTCAAGAGGTGAGAAACCTAGCTTCAAGAAGTGCAGAAGCAGCTAAAGAAATTAAAACTATTGTTGAAAATGCAACTTTAAAAGCAAATGAAGGTAAAAATATTGCAGGAAATATGATATTAGGATATAAAGAGTTAAATGAAAATATTGTACAAACAATAAATCTAATTGAAGATATAGAGATGTCTAGTAAAGAACAATTAATGGGTATTGAACAAATAAATACAGCAGTTACACAATTAGACCAACAAACTCAACAGAATGCTGCTATAGCATCTGAAACCCATGATATAGCAATAGTAACTGATAGAATTGCAAAATTAATTGTAGAAGAAGCAAATAAAAAAGAATTTGATGGAAAAAATGATGTAAAAGCAAAAAAATCAAATTAA